The proteins below are encoded in one region of Prevotella melaninogenica ATCC 25845:
- the recG gene encoding ATP-dependent DNA helicase RecG, which produces MDILSQDIMYLPGVGAHRKEILGKELGIHTYRDLLEYFPYKYVDRTKLYLISELSQDMPFVQIKGRILSFEETEMGKRKKRIVAHFTDGHGICDIVWFNGTKYIYQNYQVNKEYIIFGKPTFFNGRFQFTHPDIDDASQLQLNDMGMQPFYVTTEKMKKAGITSRAVEKLTKMLISKLTEPLEETLPPFITTHLHLISRDAAMRKIHYPKSVDDTQRARVRLKFEELFYVQLNILRYASDHRRKYRGYIFNRIGAQFNWFYSHNLPFELTGAQKRVMHEIRADMASGRQMNRLLQGDVGSGKTLVALMSMLIAIDNGYQACMMAPTEILAEQHLQTIKEFLKGMNLRVELLTGIVKGKKRQEVLDGLIDGSINIVVGTHAIIEDKVQFQHLGMAVVDEQHRFGVEQRAKLWSKSENPPHVLVMTATPIPRTLAMTIYGDLDVSIIDELPPGRKPIQTIHKYDDQMASLYSGIRQQINLGRQVYIVYPLIKESERMDLKNLEDGFEAMQDIFPEFQLSKIHGKMKDKEKEAEMQKFVSGQTQILVATTVIEVGVNVPNASVMVILDAQRFGLSQLHQLRGRVGRGAEQSYCILVTNHKLTKETRKRIDIMCDTNDGFEIAEADLKLRGPGDLEGTQQSGIAFDLKIADIARDGQIVQMAREEAQKIIDDDPTCQKIEYNMLWERLKALRKTNINWAAIS; this is translated from the coding sequence ATGGATATACTATCGCAAGACATAATGTATTTACCAGGTGTGGGGGCACATCGTAAGGAGATTCTGGGCAAAGAACTTGGAATCCATACTTATCGTGACCTACTGGAATACTTCCCTTACAAATATGTTGACCGTACAAAGTTATATCTTATTTCAGAGCTTTCGCAAGATATGCCGTTTGTGCAAATCAAAGGAAGAATCCTCAGCTTTGAGGAAACTGAGATGGGAAAACGTAAGAAACGTATCGTTGCACACTTCACCGATGGACATGGCATCTGTGATATTGTATGGTTTAATGGTACGAAGTATATCTATCAGAACTATCAAGTAAACAAGGAATATATTATCTTTGGCAAGCCTACCTTCTTTAATGGTAGGTTTCAGTTTACGCATCCTGACATTGATGATGCTTCTCAGTTGCAGCTCAATGACATGGGTATGCAACCCTTCTATGTCACAACAGAGAAGATGAAGAAGGCTGGTATCACTTCACGTGCCGTGGAGAAACTGACAAAGATGTTGATTAGTAAGCTTACTGAACCTTTAGAAGAGACACTCCCACCCTTCATTACAACCCATTTGCATCTCATCTCACGGGATGCTGCTATGCGCAAGATTCATTATCCAAAGTCGGTTGATGACACCCAGCGCGCCCGTGTACGTCTGAAGTTTGAAGAACTCTTCTACGTACAACTTAACATTCTTCGCTATGCCAGCGACCATCGTCGCAAATACCGAGGCTATATATTCAATAGGATTGGAGCACAGTTTAATTGGTTCTACTCCCATAACCTGCCTTTTGAACTTACTGGGGCGCAGAAAAGAGTGATGCATGAGATACGTGCAGACATGGCAAGCGGACGACAGATGAACCGTTTGTTACAGGGCGATGTAGGCTCAGGAAAGACCCTTGTAGCTCTGATGTCTATGCTTATTGCTATCGACAACGGCTATCAGGCTTGTATGATGGCACCTACGGAGATACTTGCAGAGCAACATCTCCAGACGATTAAGGAATTTCTCAAGGGAATGAACTTGCGTGTAGAACTGTTGACGGGTATCGTGAAGGGTAAGAAACGACAAGAAGTATTAGATGGACTCATCGACGGTTCTATTAATATTGTTGTAGGAACGCACGCCATTATAGAGGATAAAGTGCAGTTCCAGCACCTCGGTATGGCTGTTGTCGACGAGCAACACCGCTTCGGTGTGGAGCAACGCGCTAAGCTATGGAGTAAGAGTGAGAATCCCCCACACGTATTGGTGATGACAGCTACGCCTATACCACGTACGCTTGCGATGACCATCTATGGCGACCTTGATGTCTCTATCATCGACGAGTTGCCACCAGGACGTAAGCCAATACAGACGATTCACAAGTATGATGACCAAATGGCGAGCCTTTATAGTGGTATAAGACAGCAGATCAACTTAGGACGCCAAGTGTATATCGTCTATCCACTTATCAAGGAAAGCGAGCGTATGGACCTCAAAAACCTTGAGGATGGCTTTGAGGCTATGCAAGATATCTTCCCTGAATTCCAGCTAAGTAAGATTCATGGAAAGATGAAGGATAAGGAAAAAGAAGCCGAGATGCAGAAGTTTGTCAGTGGACAAACACAGATACTCGTTGCCACAACAGTGATAGAGGTAGGTGTAAACGTGCCTAATGCAAGCGTAATGGTTATTCTCGATGCCCAGCGCTTTGGGCTTTCTCAACTCCATCAGCTGCGTGGTCGTGTTGGTCGTGGTGCTGAACAGAGTTATTGTATCCTTGTTACCAACCACAAACTAACCAAGGAAACCAGAAAACGTATTGATATTATGTGCGATACAAATGATGGTTTTGAAATTGCAGAAGCCGACCTTAAGTTGCGTGGACCTGGTGATCTGGAAGGTACGCAGCAAAGTGGTATAGCCTTCGACCTTAAAATTGCCGATATAGCTCGTGATGGACAGATTGTTCAGATGGCACGAGAAGAGGCACAAAAGATTATCGACGACGATCCAACATGTCAAAAAATAGAATATAACATGCTCTGGGAGAGACTTAAAGCGTTAAGAAAGACTAATATAAACTGGGCTGCTATTTCATAG
- a CDS encoding peptidoglycan DD-metalloendopeptidase family protein has protein sequence MTFKKIVRTFALTSLLTLTAHSANAQDLLARQAPIDRRAKALDTMVINRLREAEEIEEPSSELYNDWDNNYAHRGGNLPDVYKIDLRGFHMPTPSRVITSNFGRRWGRRHQGLDIKVYIGDTIRAAFSGKVRVVKYDGNGYGKYIVIRHNNGLETIYGHLSKQIVSPNQTVRAGQPIGLGGNTGRSTGSHLHFETRLAGVALNPALFFDFANQDVTGDYYVFRRNTVAQESERATAARGTSSSLGYSRENIQGKGNQSHSSRQERNYNTDFSSHTPRNEASADNGKIFYHKVANGETLETIAKQHGISIEQLCRQNRIGRLTRVSEGQLLSITK, from the coding sequence ATGACTTTTAAGAAAATAGTTAGGACTTTTGCTCTAACATCTCTCTTAACTTTGACAGCCCATTCAGCAAATGCCCAAGACTTGCTTGCCCGTCAAGCACCAATCGACCGCCGTGCTAAAGCATTAGACACAATGGTTATTAATCGTCTTCGCGAAGCTGAGGAAATCGAAGAGCCTTCATCTGAACTCTATAATGATTGGGATAACAATTATGCACACCGTGGAGGTAACCTCCCGGATGTATACAAGATTGATCTTCGTGGCTTCCATATGCCAACACCAAGCCGTGTGATTACAAGTAACTTCGGACGCCGTTGGGGTCGTCGTCACCAAGGATTGGATATTAAAGTGTATATTGGCGATACTATTCGTGCAGCCTTCTCTGGTAAGGTTCGTGTAGTAAAATACGATGGAAACGGATATGGTAAGTATATTGTTATCCGACATAATAATGGACTTGAAACCATTTATGGTCACCTTTCAAAGCAAATAGTAAGTCCAAACCAGACAGTTCGTGCTGGGCAGCCTATCGGATTAGGTGGTAATACTGGTCGTTCTACAGGTTCTCACCTTCACTTCGAAACTCGTTTGGCAGGTGTGGCTTTGAATCCAGCACTCTTCTTCGACTTTGCTAACCAAGATGTTACTGGCGACTACTATGTATTCCGTCGCAACACTGTAGCGCAAGAGTCAGAGCGTGCAACAGCTGCTCGTGGTACTTCTTCAAGCCTTGGTTACTCTCGTGAGAACATTCAGGGCAAAGGCAACCAAAGTCATAGTTCACGTCAGGAAAGAAACTACAACACTGATTTCTCAAGTCATACTCCACGTAATGAGGCAAGTGCTGATAATGGAAAGATTTTCTATCACAAGGTTGCTAATGGTGAAACCTTAGAAACGATAGCCAAACAACATGGCATCAGTATCGAACAGTTGTGCCGTCAGAACCGCATAGGCAGATTGACGCGAGTATCAGAAGGACAGCTACTCTCGATTACGAAGTAA
- a CDS encoding anaerobic sulfatase-maturation protein: MNTIVPFSHPMYIMLKPAGSLCNLRCKYCYYLEKSKLYDDNKNHVITDALLEKFIKEYIEAQTTPQVLFTWHGGETLMRPISFYRRALELQRYYARGRQIDNSIQTNGILLNDEWCRFFKENNFLVGVSIDGPQEFHDEYRRNAMGKPSFHQVMKGIDLLNKHGVEWNALAVVNDFNADYPLDFYHFFKEIGCRYIQFTPIVERIVKRTDGLTLAPGMQEGGELTDFSVTAEQWGNFLCTIFDEWVHHDVGEYYIQLFDATLANWVGVAPGICTMAKECGHAGVMEYNGDVYSCDHFVYPEHKLGNLSQHTIYEMMNSDRQKDFSKIKYRLLPQQCKECKYQFACHGECPKNRFIRDCYGNPGLNYLCKGYHQFFQHVAPYMDFMKNELENQRPPANVMNQVFGK, encoded by the coding sequence ATGAATACCATTGTTCCCTTTAGTCATCCCATGTATATCATGCTGAAGCCAGCTGGTTCACTTTGTAACCTGCGGTGTAAGTATTGTTATTACTTGGAGAAGAGTAAGCTATATGACGATAATAAGAATCATGTTATTACCGATGCGTTACTTGAGAAATTCATCAAGGAGTACATCGAGGCACAGACAACACCACAAGTCCTCTTCACATGGCATGGCGGTGAGACACTGATGCGTCCTATCTCGTTCTATCGTCGTGCGTTGGAACTGCAGCGTTATTACGCTCGTGGCCGTCAGATAGACAATAGTATTCAGACAAACGGTATTCTACTAAACGATGAGTGGTGTCGTTTCTTCAAGGAAAATAACTTCCTTGTGGGTGTCTCTATTGACGGTCCACAAGAGTTCCATGACGAGTATCGCCGCAACGCAATGGGTAAGCCTTCCTTCCATCAGGTGATGAAAGGCATAGACTTATTGAATAAGCATGGGGTTGAATGGAATGCACTCGCCGTTGTCAACGACTTTAATGCAGACTATCCGTTAGACTTTTATCACTTCTTCAAGGAGATTGGCTGCCGTTATATACAGTTTACACCTATCGTGGAGCGTATTGTTAAGCGTACAGATGGGCTGACCTTAGCACCAGGAATGCAGGAAGGTGGTGAGCTAACCGACTTCTCTGTCACGGCTGAACAATGGGGTAATTTCCTCTGTACTATCTTCGATGAGTGGGTACACCATGATGTAGGCGAATATTATATACAGCTCTTTGATGCCACTTTGGCGAATTGGGTTGGCGTTGCACCAGGTATTTGTACCATGGCTAAAGAGTGTGGTCATGCCGGCGTTATGGAGTATAATGGTGACGTCTATTCATGTGATCACTTTGTTTATCCAGAACATAAACTTGGCAACTTGTCGCAGCATACCATCTATGAGATGATGAATAGCGACCGACAGAAGGACTTTTCCAAGATAAAGTATAGACTTCTTCCACAACAGTGTAAGGAGTGCAAGTATCAGTTTGCTTGCCATGGAGAGTGCCCGAAGAATCGTTTTATTCGCGATTGTTACGGCAATCCTGGCCTTAACTATCTCTGTAAGGGGTATCATCAGTTCTTCCAGCATGTAGCGCCTTATATGGACTTTATGAAGAACGAGCTGGAAAATCAGCGCCCACCTGCTAATGTAATGAATCAAGTGTTCGGGAAGTAA